The DNA segment GTAGAAGATACTCATTTGAAGTAAAAAAATATGATTTTTTGAGAATTTTGTTTTAAATAATGTTTATTTTACAATTGCTTATGTTAATTTTTCTGTTGCTTGTCATGATTCTGTCATACAGTTGCGTTATATATTTGCAAAGCAAATTGTTTTCTGTATGATGCAGGTGCTGGGCAAATAAATTGTAAGAAAATTTTAAAGATGTAACAGGATTTTTAGGAATGTAACTAGATTGTCACAATTCGGTGCGTATACTTCGCACCAGTTGAAGGTGATTTAACTACTTTTCTCACACAATAACCCTATTTTGATGTCCTTTTTGGAGTTTGGAAATGAAAAAGCTACTTCTTGCTACTTTGGTTGCTGCCGCATCAATCGGCGCTGCACAAGCGGATGGTCCTTCAGTTTACGGTAAAATCAACGTTTCTGTTGATAACACCAAAAGTGATCTGAATCAAAACCGTGTAACCACAGTTGATTCTAACGCTTCACGTTTCGGCATCAAGGGTAACGAAAAACTCACTGATAACCTAAGCGCAGTTTATGGTATCGAGTGGGGTGTCGCGATTGATAACAACAGCAACAACTCAAAACCATCAATCAACAACAACACCGATACTTCTGCAACTGGTACTACCTATGACCTCGCTGCTCGTAACCGCTTCATCGGTTTGCAATATGAAGGTTTGGGTACTTTGAAGTTTGGTCGTTTGGATACCAACGTAAAAACACTTCAGTACGTTAACCCAGCTCAAGGTGTTGACGTTGCGGATGACTTCGTAAATGGTAGCTTTGATAGCACGCAAACACTTGCTGGCGAAAACCGTATCAACAACGTCATCGCTTTGGAATCAGCGAAGTTTGATACAGGCTACGGCGTATTCTCTGCAAACTTCTTGGTTTCCCCAAGTGAAAAAACAGTCGCTAAAAACGCAGTAGGCAATACTGGTTCAACAGCAACTTCTACCTCTATCATTTATGCGAATAAAGATGCTGGTTTATACACTGGTGTTGCATATGACGTTAACGTAGCCAGCGTCTGGAATGCTGCAAATACTTTTGCATTCGCAACCAAAGCGCCGATCACTTCTGTGAACAATCCTTTTGCTTCAGCTTCAAACAACACTGATCTATTCCGTTGGGTAGGTAGCGTTGATTTGGGTAAATTGGCAGGTGCTGATGGCTTAACTCTGAACGGTTTGTATCAACAAGCTAAACTTTCAGACAAAAATGCTGCAGGCTTTGCAGGTTCTTCTCCAAAAGAAAACGGTTACTTGGTTAGTGCAATCTACAAGTTCCCAGCATCAATTTTGGACGGTCTGTCAGCAAAAGCACAATGGGAAAGCGCAACAACCAAATCTTTGGGCAACAATATTTCTGATGTAAAAATCGATCAAGTGACTGTTGATTTGGATTATGCATTCAGTGCAAAAACCAAAGTATACGGTTTCTGGGCTCAACGTACTCTGAAAAACCCAAACAACGTAGGTACTATCGCAGTTCCACTACCTAACGCTGGTCAAGACTCTAACTACAAATACTCAGGCTTTGGCTTGGGTCTGGAACAAAAGTTCTAAGATTGAATCTGTAGTTTAAGTTCAAATAAGAAAACCCGCATGTTGCGGGTTTTTTTTATGCCTGATCAGGTCTACTCATGATGATTTACGCATTCCGTGAAGTTAATTGTCACTAAAACAACATATCTTGGTCGCAAGCCTTTGCTTTATCCCCCCCCGATCGTTAAAATTACCCATTAATTTATGATCAGCATATTTTGTTGATGTCGTGTTGAATGAAGCGTGTGGTCAAGTCGCATGTTGAGTCACAAAGAATAGGTAGGATTAGAGTGAGCTTGATGACGAAGTATATTTTTGTGACTGGTGGCGTTGTATCATCGCTCGGTAAGGGCATCTCTGCCGCATCAGTTGCCGCGCTGTTAGAAGCACGCGGTTTGAAAGTGACCATGACCAAGATGGATCCGTATATTAACGTTGATCCAGGAACGATGAGTCCTTTTCAGCATGGTGAAGTCTTTGTGACTGAAGATGGTGCTGAGACTGACCTTGATTTAGGGTATTACGAGCGCTTCCTTCGCCGCTCGCGGATGACTAAAAAGAATAATTTCACATCGGGTCGAATTTATTCAGAAGTTATTCAGAAAGAGCGCCGTGGTGATTATCTTGGCGCCACTGTGCAGGTTATTCCGCATATCACGGATGAAATTAAGCATCGTATCCATGCCGGTGCTGAGGGCTATGATGTTGCTATCGTTGAAATCGGTGGTACGGCAGGTGATATCGAGTCTCTTCCTTTTATGGAAGCGGTTCGTCAAATGCGTGTCGAGCTAGGCAGTCGTAATTCACTACTGATGCATTTAACACTGGTGCCTTATATCGCCTCTGCAGGTGAGACTAAAACCAAACCCACACAGCATTCTGTTAAAGAGTTACGCTCCATCGGTTTACAACCTGATATCCTCATTTGTCGCTCAGATCATCCCATCGGTGAAGAAAACCGCCGTAAAATTGCGCTGTTTACCAACGTTGAAGAGCGGGCAGTGATCTTGGCTGAAGACTCACCAAGTATTTATCTGATTCCAAAAAATTTCCATGATCAAAAACTCGATGATTTAATTTGTGAGCGTTTTGGTTGGGATAAGCCTCCTGCAGACTTGTCGGATTGGAATACCGTGACGGATGCCTTGTTGAATGTCCAAGGTGAAGTGCGCATTGCCATGGTGGGTAAATATGTTGAACTGCCCGATGCCTACAAATCACTGAATGAAGCGTTGTTGCATGCAGGGATCACCCATCGTATCAAGGTTAATATTGACTATATTGATGCTGAAAGTTTAGAAGCGGGTCAACCGAATGCTGATTTAGCGCGCTTAAAAGAAGTCGATGCGATTTTGGTGCCGGGTGGTTTTGGAGAGCGCGGTACACAAGGTAAGATGAATGCCATTCAGTTTGCTCGTGAAAACAAGATTCCTTATCTGGGAATTTGTTTAGGGATGCAGCTTGCTGTGATTGAATATGCGCGGAATGTTGCAGGTCTGACTGAAGCGACCTCTACTGAGTTTAATCGCAGTACCACTCAGCCCTTGATCGGTTTGATTACTGAGTGGATGGATGAGCGCGGTGATTTGCAAACGCGCCATGATGCCTCAGATTTAGGTGGAACCATGCGCTTGGGTGCTCAAAAAGCACTATTAGAGGCAGGTAGTAAATCATTGGCGATCTATGGCAAAACTGAAATTGTTGAACGTCATCGCCATCGCTATGAAGTGAACAATCGCTATATTCCGCAATTAGAAGCTGCGGGTATGACGGTATCTGGCTATTCTGCAGATCAACATCTGGTTGAGATGGTTGAAGTTGCTGATCATCCTTGGTTTGTGGCGTGTCAGTTCCATCCAGAATTTACCAGCTCACCTCGCGGCGGTCATCCGTTGTTTGCAAGTTTTGTTGAGGCGGCAATTCAGTATTCGGCTATTCGTTTGGCTTAATACGTTACCCGATGCACGGCATTCTATGTGTAAATAGGGTGCCGCGTCTTGTTAAGATTTAAAAAATGATGTCTTGATCAACAGTGTTTCTTTCACCTGCATAGGCGACCGATGAGTATGGAATTAAAAGCACAATCTCTCATTACACTTGATCAAATTCGGATTGGCAATGATCAGCCTTTCGTCTTATTTGGCGGAATGAATGTTTTAGAATCAAAAGATCTGGCTTTTGAAATAGCAGAAACCTATATCGATATTACGACTCGTTTGGGTATTCCTTATGTGTTTAAGGCGAGCTTTGATAAGGCGAATCGTTCCAGCCTACATTCATACCGCGGTCCGGGTTTAGAAAAGGGTTTGGAGTGGCTGGCAGAACTTAAAACCAAATATAATGTGCCGATCCTGACTGATGTGCATGAACCCTATCAAGCGGCACCTGTCGCTGAGATCGCGGACATCATTCAGTTACCAGCGTTTCTGAGCCGTCAAACCGATTTGGTTGATGCGATGGCTAAAACCGATGCAATTATTAATATTAAAAAAGCACAGTTTCTTGCACCGCATGAAATGCGCCATATCATGAATAAGTGTTTAGAAGCCGGAAATGACAAACTCATTTTATGTGAGCGTGGCTCCAGCTTTGGTTATAACAATCTTGTCGTCGATATGCTGGGCTTTGATACGATGAAAGCCATGAATGTGCCAGTATTTTTTGATGTCACTCATGCACTACAAACCCCAGGTGGTCGTGCTGACTCTGCGGGAGGTCGACGTGCACAGATTACAACGCTTGCCCGTGCTGGGATGGCAACGGGTTTAGCAGGATTGTTTTTAGAGGCTCATCCTAACCCTGATGTGGCGAAGTGTGATGGGCCTTGTGCACTGCGGATGTCGCAATTAGAGGCATTTCTGACTCAAATTAAACAGCTTGATGATTTGGTCAAAGGTTTTGCAGTACTGGATACACATTGAGTCCGGGGGAGCTTAGGGTCTCATATTGAGTGCTCAAGGTTCATTGATAAGCGTGGCTAATCTTCTTAGCCCCAGTTTTTAAAATAGTGATCGTGTATATGCACGATTCAAATGATCAGCAAGACATTGATTTCTATTAACCATCAAGGTCTTGCTCAGTTTTGTCCGATTAGGAGCTTTAAATGAGTCAAATTACTGACATTCGCGCCCGTGAAATTCTGGATTCGCGTGGAAACCCGACAATTGAGGCTGATATTACATTGGCATCTGGTGCGACAGGTCGTGGTACCGCGCCAAGCGGTGCATCAACAGGCTCACGTGAAGCGTTAGAATTACGTGATGGTGATAAGTCTCGTTATTTGGGTAAAGGTGTACGTACAGCCGTTCAGAATGTGAATAGTGACATCCGCGATCTATTGCTCGGTTTTGATGTGCGTGATCAAAAAGGCTTGGATGAGAAACTCATTGCTTTAGACAATACTGAAAACAAATCGAAGCTCGGTGCAAATGCGATGCTCGCAGTATCTCTTGCCGCAGCGCGCGCCGCAGCGACACAACTGCATCTGCCGCTTTACCAACACATTGCAAATCTGCGTGGTCAGTCTGTGCTATCGATGCCAGTACCTATGATGAACATCATCAATGGTGGTGCGCATGCAGATAATACCGTCGATAT comes from the Aquirhabdus parva genome and includes:
- a CDS encoding porin, whose translation is MKKLLLATLVAAASIGAAQADGPSVYGKINVSVDNTKSDLNQNRVTTVDSNASRFGIKGNEKLTDNLSAVYGIEWGVAIDNNSNNSKPSINNNTDTSATGTTYDLAARNRFIGLQYEGLGTLKFGRLDTNVKTLQYVNPAQGVDVADDFVNGSFDSTQTLAGENRINNVIALESAKFDTGYGVFSANFLVSPSEKTVAKNAVGNTGSTATSTSIIYANKDAGLYTGVAYDVNVASVWNAANTFAFATKAPITSVNNPFASASNNTDLFRWVGSVDLGKLAGADGLTLNGLYQQAKLSDKNAAGFAGSSPKENGYLVSAIYKFPASILDGLSAKAQWESATTKSLGNNISDVKIDQVTVDLDYAFSAKTKVYGFWAQRTLKNPNNVGTIAVPLPNAGQDSNYKYSGFGLGLEQKF
- a CDS encoding CTP synthase; translation: MTKYIFVTGGVVSSLGKGISAASVAALLEARGLKVTMTKMDPYINVDPGTMSPFQHGEVFVTEDGAETDLDLGYYERFLRRSRMTKKNNFTSGRIYSEVIQKERRGDYLGATVQVIPHITDEIKHRIHAGAEGYDVAIVEIGGTAGDIESLPFMEAVRQMRVELGSRNSLLMHLTLVPYIASAGETKTKPTQHSVKELRSIGLQPDILICRSDHPIGEENRRKIALFTNVEERAVILAEDSPSIYLIPKNFHDQKLDDLICERFGWDKPPADLSDWNTVTDALLNVQGEVRIAMVGKYVELPDAYKSLNEALLHAGITHRIKVNIDYIDAESLEAGQPNADLARLKEVDAILVPGGFGERGTQGKMNAIQFARENKIPYLGICLGMQLAVIEYARNVAGLTEATSTEFNRSTTQPLIGLITEWMDERGDLQTRHDASDLGGTMRLGAQKALLEAGSKSLAIYGKTEIVERHRHRYEVNNRYIPQLEAAGMTVSGYSADQHLVEMVEVADHPWFVACQFHPEFTSSPRGGHPLFASFVEAAIQYSAIRLA
- the kdsA gene encoding 3-deoxy-8-phosphooctulonate synthase; protein product: MSMELKAQSLITLDQIRIGNDQPFVLFGGMNVLESKDLAFEIAETYIDITTRLGIPYVFKASFDKANRSSLHSYRGPGLEKGLEWLAELKTKYNVPILTDVHEPYQAAPVAEIADIIQLPAFLSRQTDLVDAMAKTDAIINIKKAQFLAPHEMRHIMNKCLEAGNDKLILCERGSSFGYNNLVVDMLGFDTMKAMNVPVFFDVTHALQTPGGRADSAGGRRAQITTLARAGMATGLAGLFLEAHPNPDVAKCDGPCALRMSQLEAFLTQIKQLDDLVKGFAVLDTH